One Xenopus tropicalis strain Nigerian chromosome 8, UCB_Xtro_10.0, whole genome shotgun sequence genomic window carries:
- the LOC116406823 gene encoding vomeronasal type-2 receptor 26-like, with the protein MDPVFNDRTLFPSVYRTVPNEYLKFEVIVQLLIHFKWKWVGIISSDDISNHKASLELIKEMKNWGICVEYHIVIPVFLNNIIINKNIKLIEQSTSTVVILYVTLLLITHIALLRDRSKSIVMGKVFVVSVALNAIDDSIYLQSLLTLNGSLLISVHNGEIPGFDNYLSHKDWGRMPDKNFVENFKMFLKEKFWENSNYNYKTYFIYNTVHILAQALHQMHLDRALFNHGSKDLTEESKYKLNHYLKKVHLKSFSDEIFFNEQGSVSGKFDIFNFIESKQLLTKVPVGSFVPFAALKLFINESAIVWNPYFNKTPVSLCNDICPTGYRKALEKGKFPCCYDCIRCSEGEIASSPDAEHCLQCPEDHWSNPSRDFCLRKAVDFLSYGNCLGMVLATAALLFSVCTGAVLWLFIKNRSSQIVKANNRNLSYILLVSLFLSFCCCFLFIGRPVPITCILRQTAFLFLYTVAISSLLGKTLTVIIAFHATKPGTRLRKFVGSRVSISLVLLCSLGKLAICSTWLIWATPFVALGTKTTQQTMTLWCNEGSIAAFCVAVSYTAVLALLSFIVAFMARKLPDRYNEAQHITFSMLVFFSVWVSFIPTYLSTKGKYMVAVETFAILASTAGLLSCVFVPKCYSIFFKVNLNTEKR; encoded by the exons ATGGACCCTGTGTTTAATGACCGCACCCTGTTCCCATCTGTTTATCGAACTGTTCCTAATGAATATTTAAAGTTTGAAGTCATTGTGCAACTGCTGATCCACTTTAAATGGAAGTGGGTCGGGATCATATCATCAGATGATATCAGCAACCATAAAGCTAGTTTGGAACTGATTAAAGAGATGAAGAATTGGGGAATTTGTGTTGAATATCATATTGTGAttccagtttttttaaataatattattataaataaaaacattaaattaattGAACAATCAACTTCCACAGTTGTTATCTTATACGTCACCCTACTTCTAATAACACATATTGCTTTATTGCGGGACAGAAGTAAATCAATTGTGATGGGAAAAGTCTTTGTAGTTTCAGTTGCCCTTAATGCTATTGATGATTCTATTTATTTGCAATCCCTTCTAACACTGAATGGCTCATTGCTTATATCGGTTCACAATGGGGAGATCCCTGGTTTTGATAACTATTTGTCTCATAAAGACTGGGGAAGGATGCCAGACAAAAATTTTGTAGAGAATTTCAAGATGTTTCTTAAAGAAAAATTCTGGGAAAATtctaattataattataaaacatattttatttacaacaCGGTTCATATACTGGCACAAGCTTTACATCAGATGCATTTAGACAGAGCGCTGTTTAATCATGGATCAAAGGACTTAACAGAGGAATCAAAATACAAG CTGAACCATTACCTGAAAAAGGTTCATCTGAAATCATTCTCTGATGAAATATTCTTTAATGAACAAGGATCTGTTAGTGGGAAATTTGATATTTTCAACTTTATTGAATCAAAACAACTATTGACAAAAGTTCCTGTTGGCAGTTTTGTGCCATTTGCCGCTCTAAAGCTGTTCATCAATGAAAGCGCCATTGTATGGAATCCATATTTCAATAAG ACTCCGGTCTCTCTGTGTAATGACATTTGTCCTACTGGCTACCGAAAAGCTCTTGAGAAGGGAAAATTCCCTTGTTGCTATGACTGCATTCGTTGTTCTGAGGGGGAGATAGCCAGCTCTCCGG ATGCAGAACATTGTCTCCAATGCCCAGAAGATCACTGGTCCAATCCAAGTAGGGATTTTTGCCTCAGAAAAGCTGTGGACTTCCTCTCCTATGGGAACTGCTTGGGAATGGTATTAGCAACTGCCGCCCTTCTCTTCTCTGTATGCACCGGTGCAGTCCTGTGGCTCTTTATAAAGAACAGGAGCAGCCAAATTGTGAAAGCCAATAATCGGAACCTCAGCTACATCCTTCTTGTTTCTCTCTTCTTGTCCTTCTGCTGCTGTTTCTTGTTTATTGGGCGCCCTGTGCCCATAACCTGCATCCTGAGACAAACTGCATTTTTGTTCTTATATACTGTCGCCATTTCTTCTCTACTTGGAAAAACACTGACTGTTATTATTGCATTTCATGCCACAAAACCTGGGACCAGGTTAAGGAAATTTGTGGGATCTAGGGTTTCTATTTCTCTTGTACTACTTTGTTCATTAGGCAAACTTGCCATTTGCAGCACTTGGCTGATATGGGCTACACCATTTGTGGCACTCGGTACCAAGACAACACAACAGACAATGACTCTCTGGTGCAATGAAGGTTCTATTGCTGCTTTCTGTGTGGCAGTTTCTTACACAGCTGTGTTAGCTCTTCTTAGTTTTATTGTTGCCTTTATGGCAAGAAAATTACCAGACAGATATAATGAGGCGCAGCACATCACCTTCAGCATGCTGGTGTTCTTTAGTGTCTGGGTCTCCTTCATCCCAACAtacctgagcaccaaaggcaaatacatggtggctGTGGAGACATTCGCTATACTTGCCTCTACTGCTGGATTATTGTCCTGTGTATTTGTCCCTAAGTGCTATAGTATATTCTTTAAAGTTAATCTAAACACTGAAAAGAGATAG